ATTGTTCCCGGCATTTCCAGCGCCATCCAGTGCTTCACGGAACCGGGGGATAAAATCATGATCCAGCCTCCGGTGTACCATCCCTTTGCCATGATTATCCGGGAAAACGGACGGGAAATCGTGAACAACCCCCTCCTTCTGGAAAATGGGCGCTACCGCATGGACGTTGACCACATGCGGGAGGCCGTGCGCGGCTGCCGCATGTTCATCCTGTGCAACCCCCACAACCCCGGCGGCCGCGTGTGGAGCCCGGAGGAACTGCGCCGCGTGGCGGAAATCTGCGCGGAAAGCGGCACGCTGGTCGTCTCTGACGAAATCCATGCGGACCTGGCCCTTCCTGGCCACAGGCACACCGTATTCGCCACCGTCTCCGAACAGGCGCGCATGAACTCCGTCACGTACATGGCGCCCAGCAAGGCCTTCAACGTGCCCGGACTGGGAAGCTCCTACCTGATCTGCCAGAATCCGGCCCTCTTCGGGAAATACCAGAGCTTCGTCAGCGGCAGGGAACTGGCGGAAGGCCATGTCTTTGCCTACGAAGGGTTCATCAGCGCCTACTCCGGCCCGGAAGGGGAGGAATGGCTCAAGCAGGCACTGGACTACATCCAGGAAAACATCCGCTACATTGACCGGGAACTGCGCCGCCGCATGCCTAAAATCAAGGCCATGCTTCCGGACGCCTCCTACCTGGTTTTCCTGGACTGCCGGGAACTGAACCTGCCTCAGAAGGAACTGGCGGAATTCTTTGTGGACGGAGCGCGCCTGGCCCTGAATGACGGATCCATCTTCGGCAAGGAAGGGGAAGGCTTCATGCGCCTGAACGCGGGCTGCCCGCGCTCCATCCTGGAACGGGCGCTCAACCAGCTGGAAGCGGCTTATAAGAACCGTGGCTTCCATCAGCATCAGGCATAGGATCAAAACATTTTTTGTTTTCCTGCGGTGCATGTTTCCTGCCTGGAAACAGGTACTGATG
The genomic region above belongs to Akkermansia massiliensis and contains:
- a CDS encoding MalY/PatB family protein, translated to MQYDFDEIIDRRGTGALKYEALLPRWGRDDLIPLWVADMDFKTPPFIMEAIRRRCEHEILGYTVKPRAFFDAIRNWVGRRHGWEVRASEIGFAPGIVPGISSAIQCFTEPGDKIMIQPPVYHPFAMIIRENGREIVNNPLLLENGRYRMDVDHMREAVRGCRMFILCNPHNPGGRVWSPEELRRVAEICAESGTLVVSDEIHADLALPGHRHTVFATVSEQARMNSVTYMAPSKAFNVPGLGSSYLICQNPALFGKYQSFVSGRELAEGHVFAYEGFISAYSGPEGEEWLKQALDYIQENIRYIDRELRRRMPKIKAMLPDASYLVFLDCRELNLPQKELAEFFVDGARLALNDGSIFGKEGEGFMRLNAGCPRSILERALNQLEAAYKNRGFHQHQA